In Fusarium falciforme chromosome 9, complete sequence, the following are encoded in one genomic region:
- a CDS encoding Topoisomerase 1-associated factor 1: MELADGTIDIVHPEVRAHVNSLVSALGGISADDDGRYQLGDDALEVLRDLKRWIRFYDEKTNRMDVARCIHEANLIEGDLLPILATWPENATDSKFKSRMALACFELMVPLTWPMERDRERMTVNHHRHMPVLELAQVAYKRAIINFDGARVLHTAVRVALPSMAIPIGDRTQRDQGIIKLVLFFLRNIAMIEPPPDVKYDGDESQISRSATIDAFSYQDIFLVLLTLASNMGDDFRTEDTSVMEIIYHLVKQVDIEKLFMNEQQLSKAKAGELAAMMNKESSMLKAYNRKGPTRHNRFGTMIWVKREDGKMSSLSGQDALADASMRNQKMDNTKTFRPPRRARKADKDEKDLGLPAKLNSRAYDQLRSFVEEFLDSGFNPLFQHIRKTIDREAPYLMQYHRRQFFYLVAWFLEAERMRRKARKQAGKKTDEDVSSFNLVAGVLNQEMFITLNKALHESLDMKDWHELTAVMRCFTQILLTVQEMSDSGNEDNEEIAENVLSRLFYEESTHDAIANIIRNYKDQGFNYLDAATELVHHFLRILEGYSKQNIDMQVRSRKRTRRKKKAAQDAAGIDNDNEENDDSDNDAQTAERTTKERKFDFHRFASRFTPQGVVDTFVAFTKFYRDMNDEQLKRIHRYFYRVAFKQEASVMLFRVDIIHLFYNMIKGPAALDKSSSMFKEWEELVKQILRKCFKKIEQRPELIVEMLFSKLSGTAFFLEYGYERQTVTTANKTRPGAELVFKDDTEELDRQIAIVVGAMLDKNQGEHIAWLKKVLGEAEAERRAWADAQEAMPPVEPTQDDEEQPTVPEPKTAPIFHVRPDDNARRTAMFKNSYFRLLMNLSGLRLLSPGSEETPESAWIIPGDLSADGLKDAIHFINQAEFSPPTFEEGVLAEHQLKRKPPPPKKAAFDDDDDDGELDGVPLFPKGGPTVRKVIDENGKDKPKKARKKRRPLTEEEKEERRRKKKKSEHEKHMNIKSTEFVRDSDDEFTLEEDEAFFAREREIAAQAARARATAQGEDAVVGKSGRGSTLRKRARATKAAVASSDDEGSDKDDFIRKAMDGTIGEDEEGETSQDDSDGEARKRRRVSTESESEDENEDEDEDEDEEMGGMDKEAGKAADKEADKADEDEDVAPVVARRPRARGGFLMDSDDDE, from the exons ATGGAGTTGGCGGACGGCACCATTGACATTGTGCATCCGGAAGTGCGAGCCCACGTCAACAGTCTCGTATCTGCT CTGGGAGGTATCagcgccgacgacgatggccgGTATCAGCTGGGTGACGACGCCCTCGAGGTCCTCCGGGATCTCAAGCGATGGATACGATTCTACGACGAAAAAACGAACCGCATGGACGTTGCGCGATGCATCCACGAGGCGAACCTGATCGAGGGCGACTTGCTCCCCATCCTAGCGACATGGCCCGAGAACGCCACAGACAGCAAATTCAAATCAAGAATGGCGCTTGCCTGCTTCGAACTCATGGTCCCCCTCACCTGGCCGATGGAGCGCGATAGGGAGCGCATGACGGTGAACCACCATCGTCACATGCCTGTTCTGGAACTGGCGCAGGTAGCATACAAGAgggccatcatcaactttgaCGGAGCCAGGGTTCTTCACACGGCGGTTCGAGTGGCGCTTCCCTCAATGGCGATACCAATCGGCGATCGAACTCAGCGCGACCAAGGAATCATCAAGCTAGTTCTCTTCTTCCTACGGAATATTGCCATGATCGAGCCACCCCCTGACGTCAAATATGATGGCGACGAGTCCCAGATATCGAGATCAGCTACCATCGACGCATTTTCCTACCAAGACATCTTTCTTGTTCTCCTGACGCTCGCTTCCAACATGGGAGATGACTTTAGGACTGAGGATACGTCGGTTATGGAGATAATATACCATCTGGTCAAGCAAGTCGACATTGAGAAGTTGTTTATGAACGAGCAGCAGCtgagcaaggccaaggctggggAACTCGCTGCCATGATGAATAAGGAGTCGTCGATGTTGAAGGCGTACAACCGAAAGGGGCCGACACGGCATAATCGGTTCGGCACCATGATCTGGGTCAAGAGAGAGGATGGCAAGATGTCGTCACTTTCGGGTCAAGATGCGCTCGCCGATGCGTCGATGCGGAATCAGAAGATGGACAACACAAAGACATTCCGACCGCCTCGCCGAGCACGGAAAGCGGACAAGGATGAGAAGGACCTCGGACTCCCGGCTAAGCTCAACTCGCGAGCTTACGACCAACTGAGATCATTTGTGGAAGAATTTCTCGACTCTGGCTTCAACCCCCTGTTTCAACATATCCGCAAGACGATTGATCGAGAGGCGCCGTATCTCATGCAGTACCACCGCCGTCAGTTTTTCTATCTGGTTGCATGGTTCCTCGAAGCGGAGCGCATGAGACGCAAGGCGAGGAAGCAGGCTGGCAAGAAGACCGATGAGGATGTCAGCAGCTTCAACCTTGTTGCTGGCGTTCTCAACCAAGAGATGTTCATCACCCTCAACAAGGCTCTTCATGAGTCTCTCGACATGAAGGACTGGCATGAGCTCACTGCTGTCATGCGCTGCTTCACTCAGATTCTCCTGACAGTTCAAGAGATGTCAGATTCTGGAAATGAAGACAACGAAGAGATCGCAGAGAACGTGCTCAGCCGTCTCTTCTATGAAGAGTCTACTCACGACGCCATCGCAAACATTATCCGAAACTACAAAGACCAGGGCTTCAACTACCTCGACGCCGCCACAGAACTCGTTCACCACTTTTTGCGTATTCTAGAAGGATACTCCAAGCAGAACATCGACATGCAAGTCCGCTCTCGCAAGCGCACTCgtcggaagaagaaggcagcgCAAGATGCAGCAGGGATCGACAATGACAACGAAGAAAACGACGATTCAGACAATGACGCCCAGACCGCAGAACGCACGACAAAGGAACGCAAGTTCGACTTTCATCGGTTTGCGTCACGCTTTACTCCCCAGGGTGTGGTCGATACCTTTGTGGCCTTTACCAAGTTCTATCGCGACATGAATGATGAACAGCTGAAAAGAATACATCGATACTTTTACCGGGTGGCTTTCAAGCAAGAAGCGAGTGTCATGCTCTTCCGTGTAGacatcatccatctcttcTACAACATGATCAAGGGGCCTGCTGCCTTGGACAAGTCGTCCAGCATGTTCAAGGAATGGGAAGAGCTGGTGAAACAGATCTTGCGCAAGTGCTTCAAGAAGATCGAACAACGACCGGAGCTCATTGTAGAAATGCTCTTCAGCAAGCTATCCGGCACCGCATTCTTCCTCGAGTATGGTTACGAACGACAGACAGTGACCACAGCCAACAAGACGAGACCTGGAGCAGAGCTTGTCTTCAAGGACGACACGGAGGAACTGGATCGACAAATTGCCATTGTGGTGGGAGCGATGTTGGACAAGAATCAGGGAGAACACATCGCTTGGCTCAAGAAGGTTCTTGGTGAAGCCGAGGCTGAGCGACGGGCGTGGGCCGACGCTCAGGAGGCGATGCCTCCAGTCGAACCAACACAAGATGACGAAGAGCAGCCGACAGTGCCTGAGCCAAAGACGGCTCCAATATTTC ATGTCCGTCCGGATGACAATGCCCGCCGGACAGCCATGTTCAAGAACTCTTACTTCCGTCTGCTGATGAACCTTAGCGGCCTCCGACTTCTCAGCCCAGGTTCGGAGGAGACACCCGAGTCTGCGTGGATTATACCTGGAGACTTGTCGGCTGATGGCCTCAAGGATGCCATCCACTTCATTAACCAAGCCGAGTTCAGCCCTCCAACATTCGAGGAGGGCGTCCTTGCAGAGCACCAGCTTAAGCGCAAGCCTCCTCCCCCAAAGAAGGCAGcctttgatgatgatgacgacgacggcgaacTGGATGGTGTGCCACTATTCCCCAAGGGCGGACCTACAGTGCGAAAGGTCATTGATGAGAATGGCAAagacaagcccaagaaggcaCGCAAGAAGCGGCGCCCGCTtactgaggaggagaaggaagagcgGAGgcgaaagaagaaaaagtcCGAGCACGAAAAGCACATGAACATCAAGTCCACCGAATTCGTAAgagacagcgacgacgaatTCACActggaagaggacgaggcctTCTTCGCCCGAGAGCGTGAAATCGCGGCGCAGGCTGCGCGTGCTAGGGCGACTGCTCAGGGTGAGGATGCCGTAGTGGGCAAGTCAGGTCGTGGCTCAACGCTTCGCAAGCGTGCCCGGGCAACCAAGGCGGCTGTAGCGAGCTCTGACGACGAGGGTTCAGACAAGGATGACTTTATCCGCAAGGCCATGGACGGTACCATAggggaggacgaggagggagagactTCGCAAGATGATAGCGATGGAGAAGCCCGCAAGAGGAGGCGTGTCAGCACTGAGAGTGAGAGCGAGGACGAGaacgaggacgaagacgaggatgaggatgaagagatgGGCGGAATGGACAAGGAAGCTGGCAAGGCGGCTGACAAAGAGGCCGACAAGGCtgatgaagacgaagatGTGGCACCAGTGGTTGCGCGAAGACcgagagctcgaggaggcttTCTCATGGatagcgatgatgatgagtaG
- a CDS encoding Homeobox domain-containing protein, whose product MLVTRQYDTEHSHWPFSKYDPSRNPASPRMSNPYDVHVELPAPSSWQGQHSGTAHSGNGLAQPFGQRSDETQPAQSRQPAGGRGNALGIHVRPETNQIHAPASIMTDQRGLPSEVRHSNLQDGGYGARFSTSARENLITAESGKAQAGKTNSLKDDDEDDLDEEDMLDGEGDNPAQTAAERAAARRKMKRFRLTHQQTRFLMSEFAKQPHPDAAHRERLSREIPGLSPRQVQVWFQNRRAKIKRLNADDRDRMIKMRAVPEGFDNVQALHSPYGAVHGMNTPLSAPGQFNTQSYAQHMMRPLIVDVRRTEASEHASPTSLTPGFGGLGYSPAGSMNSPSIVSPLSPASSDRYAYGGHFSAPLTASPRTSHPFGQHGLDAPIEINRPSPHPIQPPLLRDTMSRARSESSQSPLRSTMSWKGDTIDYSYRGANTSPSLADRHTPLYQPAPITQPSGGMDTYAVNSMPGSRASPVPQAPSREVERA is encoded by the exons ATGCTTGTCACCAGGCAATACGACACGGAGCATAGCCATTGGCCTTTTAGCAAATACGACCCGTCTCGCAATCCGGCAAGCCCACGCATGTCGAACCCTTACGATGTTCATGTCGAGTTGCCGGCGCCATCCAGTTGGCAAGGCCAGCACTCGGGCACTGCCCACAGCGGGAATGGGCTCGCCCAACCTTTTGGGCAACGGAGCGATGAAACACAGCCTGCACAATCGCGACAGCCTGCAGGGGGTAGAGGCAATGCCCTTGGCATTCATGTGAGGCCCGAGACGAACCAGATACATGCTCCTGCCTCGATCATGACAGACCAGCGTGGACTGCCTTCAGAAGTGCGGCACTCGAACCTTCAGGATGGGGGTTACGGAGCAAGGTTCAGCACATCAGCTCGAGAGAACCTCATCACCGCAGAGTCTGGAAAGGCACAGGCGGGAAAGACAAACTCTCTgaaggatgacgacgaggatgatttggatgaggaagacatGCTTGATGGAGAGGGAGACAACCCTGCCCAAACAGCGGCGGAACGCGCAGCAGCTCGCCgcaagatgaagaggttCAG ACTTACCCATCAGCAAACTCGATTTCTTATGAGCGAGTTTGCAAAGCAGCCACACCCTGATGCCGCGCACCGGGAGCGTCTGTCGAGAGAAATTCCCGGACTCAGCCCACGACAAGTTCAGGTCTGGTTCCAGAATCG ACGTGCCAAGATCAAGCGTCTCAACGCTGACGACCGCGACCGAATGATTAAGATGAGAGCAGTCCCCGAGGGATTTGATAACGTTCAGGCACTCCATTCGCCATACGGAGCTGTTCATGGCATGAACACCCCGTTGTCGGCTCCAGGGCAATTCAACACCCAGTCGTATGCACAGCACATGATGAGGCCGCTGATCGTCGATGTGCGGAGGACTGAGGCGAGCGAGCATGCCTCCCCGACCAGCCTGACTCCTGGATTTGGGGGGCTTGGGTACAGCCCTGCTGGGAGCATGAACAGTCCTAGCATTGTCTCACCACTCTCTCCAGCTTCGAGCGACCGATATGCCTATGGCGGGCACTTCTCTGCTCCCCTCACAGCGAGCCCCAGGACATCGCACCCCTTTGGACAACATGGCCTCGACGCCCCTATCGAAATCAACCGACCAAGCCCTCACCCTATCCAGCCTCCCCTGCTCCGTGACACCATGTCCAGAGCCAGGTCAGAGTCGTCACAATCACCACTGCGTTCGACCATGTCATGGAAGGGAGACACAATCGACTATTCCTACCGAGGAGCAAACACGAGCCCAAGCCTTGCCGACCGACACACTCCTCTGTATCAGCCTGCCCCCATAACGCAGCCCTCTGGTGGTATGGATACTTATGCTGTGAACTCGATGCCTGGGAGCAGGGCTTCGCCCGTGCCCCAGGCCCCAAGTCGCGAAGTTGAAAGGGCTTGA
- a CDS encoding Mediator of RNA polymerase II transcription subunit 19 encodes MSFHPQTPQSPSQFSSGTSEPALGVATSMTATATATTLPTPAHSVSGSASHHDVAMADDSPHKRKRSVDDSGDREQKKVHVEESKLGIEDLHLDVGKKYLLCQTPHLESLPRISEDLYDMFNLTGLAAEVAREKPNGEKNALRSSYTGHIKRLGIAGHFKVQKVENRGENDPQEESDFAQILHLGDEDWNNSFVRGREISLGLSQASLSSLGRAVTMAKGSIKKDIWDTSVLGLQSSNGELKQPSSARPTAPNTPLNVPGAVGRLKAQGASANDPNRPRRNIKKRTYGDSSFEGYGEGYPDDDNAMEGGYSTGEGEGSQKRRKKNPGNASPYPSAMRQQSYGPGMVGA; translated from the exons ATGTCGTTCCATCCCCAGACGCCTCAGAGTCCATCGCAATTCTCCTCCGGCACCTCGGAGCCCGCGTTAGGCGTGGCCACCTCGATgacggccacggccacggccaccacCTTGCCGACTCCCGCCCACAGCGTCAGCGGAAGCGCCTCGCATCACGACGTCGCCATGGCCGACGACTCTCCCCACAAGCGGAAGCGCTCTGTGGATGACAGCGGTGACCGCGAGCAGAAAAAGGTCCACGTCGAGGAAAGCAAGCTGGGCATTGAGGACCTACATCTCGATGTGGGGAAGAAATACCTGCTTTGCCAAACTC CCCATCTGGAATCGCTACCGCGTATATCCGAAGACTTGTACGACATGTTTAACCTCACCGGACTCGCCGCCGAAGTGGCTCGAGAGAAGCCCAACGGAGAGAAGAATGCACTACGATCATCCTACACCGGCCACATCAAGCGCTTAGGTATCGCTGGTCACTTCAAGGTGCAAAAGGTCGAGAACAGGGGCGAGAATGACCCTCAAGAAGAGAGCGACTTTGCCCAGATCCTGCATCTCGGCGATGAGGACTGGAACAACTCATTTGTCCGCGGCCGCGAGATTTCGCTCGGACTATCACAAGCATCCCTCTCGAGTCTAGGACGAGCAGTCACCATGGCCAAGGGCTCGATAAAGAAGGACATATGGGATACATCAGTCCTGGGACTTCAGTCCTCAAACGGAGAGCTGAAGCAACCATCTTCGGCAAGGCCTACCGCCCCCAACACTCCCCTCAACGTTCCCGGCGCTGTAGGACGACTAAAGGCTCAAGGGGCCTCGGCAAACGATCCCAACAGGCCGCGGCGGAACATCAAGAAGCGAACATACGGCGACAGCAGCTTCGAGGGATACGGAGAGGGATACCCTGATGATGATAATGCCATGGAAGGTGGATACTCTacgggagagggagaagggagCCAGAAGCGGCGCAAGAAG AACCCTGGCAACGCCTCGCCGTATCCGAGCGCTATGCGGCAACAAAGCTACGGCCCCGGCATGGTTGGCGCTTGA
- a CDS encoding Zn(2)-C6 fungal-type domain-containing protein has product MDHMGFQVPGMAPPIMNQPPQIFGGYDGLPQLPPELAAQMFPDSAMLLDDSNDPKRRRIARACDMCRKKKIKCDGKMPACTHCINYKTECVFTQVEKKRAPPKGAKYIEGLENRLNRMEHLLRLSGLLDEEDGDLGALEKKLMERNQKSRQASMATASSPASPSQTASVPSAIDGTGSTPQSSLTSPNPIVREDKRKSVTPAPDDANPEDQEEVEALSEMMCSLVTNTYGETRYIGSSSGFSIFSPKGISWVNSKTGDNSFQRTISDVSVDDHKWTNWKPEVFGDLFQRPVFRPLPSKPEALSLLKDFFENFNCIFPLFHQPTFMHLVERQYSSDPYHGSGWWASLNCAFAIAHRLRVMSNLVPQEEDDKAWGYLKNALGVFPELTMRNTDLLSVQALLGMALFMQGTPNPQPTFLLIAAAMRLAHSIGLHKRGTGFNLNPVEIEQRKRVFWIAYMLDKDLCLRAGRPPAQDDDDMNVELPDADPEDNIGNIPLADGKGKMNLFRVMCEFATIESEVYKRLYSVQATKQSDGELLNTIGELDQKLEDWKDRIPIDYRPEHEIKASHTPLILHVVMVHLTYYNCLTTIHRMSVHHGYWTSRLSNYAIQGLNAKPLNPRVFSSAALCTAAARASVSLLKYVPQGDFSCVWLILYFPVSALVTLFGNILQNPLDPRAKSDTRLMNMVVTFLSMLGQEAEQGGVHRMLGICSEFERIAKAVIEKAEKEQSSRRKRKNQDTTSRSSPNPTAASAKATPVPGSSAQTPRQPTGAEATPPMSGSSIGDRRSSQAQLSPPQNGDHGASFSMNTPMNDPSPAGSAGWPQEFPVPQPGQNGDFDSFMNGNGSMQSPPGPTAGGFQQPLLPHDLFSLPMTLDWSWAEMMTGAYPTVENGNFGEEEGQVPQQ; this is encoded by the exons ATGGATCATATGGGCTTTCAGGTGCCAGGCATGGCACCGCCTATTATGAATCAGCCGCCACAGATCTTCGGCGGTTACGATGGTCTACCGCAGTTGCCCCCTGAGCTCGCCGCTCAAATGTTTCCCGACTCGGCAATGCTACTCGACGACTCCAATGATccaaagagaaggagaattGCTAGG GCTTGCGACATGTgtcggaagaagaagatcaagtgCGACGGCAAGATGCCTGCTTGCACCCATTGCATCAACTACAAGACAGAATGCGTCTTTACTCAagttgagaagaagcgcgCTCCTCCCAAAGG CGCCAAGTATATCGAAGGACTAGAGAACCGATTGAATCGGATGGAACACTTGCTACGGCTATCTG GTCTTCTGGACGAAGAGGATGGTGATCTCGGAgctctggagaagaagttgaTGGAAAGAAACCAAAAGTCACGGCAGGCCTCAATGGCCACTGCATCTTCGCCCGCTTCACCATCCCAGACCGCCTCTGTTCCTTCTGCTATTGACGGAACCGGGTCGACACCTCAAAGTTCACTTACCTCACCGAACCCTATTGTGAGGGAAGACAAGCGCAAGTCAGTGACACCAGCTCCCGATGACGCCAACCCTGAGGACCAGGAAGAAGTCGAGGCGCTTTCAGAAATGATGTGTTCACTGGTTACCAATACGTATGGTGAGACAAGATACATCG GCTCTTCCTCAGGTTTCTCTATTTTCTCGCCCAAGGGAATCTCATGGGTGAATTCCAAGACGGGTGACAACTCGTTCCAGCGAACCATCTCGGATGTGTCAGTGGATGACCATAAATGGACTAACTGGAAACCTGAAGTCTTTGGCGATCTGTTCCAACGACCCGTCTTCCGGCCTCTACCCTCGAAGCCCGAGGCGTTGTCTTTGCTTAAGGACTTCTTCGAGAACTTCAACTGCATATTCCCTCTTTTCCACCAGCCGACCTTTATGCACCTGGTGGAGCGGCAGTACTCTTCGGACCCCTATCACGGATCTGGCTGGTGGGCTAGTCTCAATTGCGCGTTCGCGATTGCCCACCGCTTGCGTGTCATGAGCAATCTCGTGccccaggaggaggatgacaaGGCATGGGGCTATCTCAAGAACGCACTGGGTGTGTTCCCCGAGTTGACCATGCGCAACACGGATCTCCTGAGTGTGCAGGCGCTTCTTGGTATGGCTCTGTTCATGCAAGGAACGCCCAACCCTCAGCCAACGTTCCTCTTGATCGCTGCGGCGATGCGTCTAGCGCACAGTATCGGTCTGCACAAGCGTGGAACTGGATTCAACCTCAACCCAGTTGAGATTGAGCAGCGCAAGAGAGTCTTCTGGATTGCTTACATGCTCGACAAGGACCTGTGTCTCCGTGCTGGCCGTCCACCAGCccaggacgacgatgacatGAATGTCGAGCTTCCGGATGCTGACCCCGAGGACAACATTGGCAACATTCCCCTGGCtgacggcaagggcaagatgAACCTTTTCCGCGTCATGTGCGAGTTTGCCACAATCGAGAGCGAGGTCTACAAGCGGCTGTATTCGGTTCAGGCCACGAAGCAATCTGATGGCGAGCTCCTCAATACAATTGGCGAGCTCGATCAGAAGCTTGAGGACTGGAAGGACCGCATTCCGATCGACTACCGACCTGAACATGAGATCAAGGCCTCGCATACCCCCTTGATTCTCCACGTTGTCATGGTGCACCTCACCTATTACAACTGCCTAACAACGATCCATCGTATGTCGGTTCACCACGGGTACTGGACTAGCCGCCTGTCCAACTATGCTATTCAGGGTCTCAACGCCAAACCGCTCAACCCGCGTGTCTTTTCCTCGGCAGCCCTCTGTACGGCTGCGGCACGAGCATCTGTCTCGCTGCTTAAATACGTCCCGCAGGGTGACTTTTCCTGTGTTTG GCTCATTCTATACTTCCCCGTTTCTGCGCTAGTAACCCTGTTCGGCAATATTCTCCAGAACCCTCTCGATCCACGAGCAAAGTCGGACACTCGCCTGATGAACATGGTGGTGACATTCCTCTCCATGCTTGGACAGGAAGCTGAGCAGGGTGGTGTTCATCGGATGCTTGGAATTTGTTCCGAGTTTGAGCGAATAGCCAAGGCTGTTATcgaaaaggccgagaaggagcaATCCTCTCGCCGGAAACGTAAGAACCAGGACACGACGAGCAGGTCATCGCCCAATCCCACCGCGGCCTCGGCCAAGGCGACCCCAGTCCCGGGCTCCTCGGCCCAGACCCCTCGACAGCCCACAGGTGCCGAAGCAACTCCGCCTATGTCAGGGTCTTCTATTGGTGACAGAAGGTCATCGCAAGCCCAACTATCACCGCCTCAGAATGGTGATCACGGGGCTTCATTTTCTATGAATACCCCTATGAATGACCCTTCTCCGGCGGGATCAGCTGGCTGGCCTCAGGAGTTCCCGGTGCCCCAGCCTGGGCAGAATGGCGACTTTGACTCGTTCATGAATGGAAATGGAAGCATGCAGTCCCCGCCAGGGCCAACAGCAGGCGGGTTCCAGCAACCTCTACTCCCACATGATCTCTTCTCCCTGCCCATGACACTAGACTGGAGCTGGGCAGAGATGATGACAGGTGCATACCCGACAGTTGAGAATGGCAActttggcgaggaggagggacaAGTTCCACAGCAATGA
- a CDS encoding DUF676 domain-containing protein codes for MADPSSPPPPPPPYSVQQPPYSPGPAAYKPSPTPPGPYPSRLQASGAWLAPDPRSSSTQSLLPVYPSETSLQKTPQTPAGDHRGRRKLLVIYLHGFLGNDQSFRSFPAHVHALLTNLLADSHVIHSKIYPRYKTYRAVDVARDNFSEWLTPHESPTTDVVLVGHSMGGILAADVILMPNPSPYGTYPFKHRILGHISMDCPFLGLHPGIVVSGISSLFKPAATPQDHSQENANLNAPYGISETTSPSSSSLNLTTSHSSIPGSPSSATSASVSQLPHDPFFNQPFFNDSALQERPFVRRMLHFASKYRSEGLVQAAAKHVVSYLEFGSCLADLSGLESRYARLRALEDVDELQLQNQNRDPRAPTTRVRFVNYYTLCTGRPKTPKSETPKAGTPDEFASSQQSGFSTPNTAADTALGPDSSFLQPNTAENHLRASQESPRPSITIEHRDTMGNATNHQTLLDASHKDSLTQANTTQNDSFNGAEAITSDINRLSMHDIDPTPIDDSNPPDQPRPSEEVELAPLPDPPTPPKLPDLTIYTDKDERKQAEKEAKRLQRAYEHAVKDHAKAVREREKLLEKRRRRAQKEADKALKEAARQEKEALKEAEREAREEQRRMEKEAAEQQARDWEDHRRAAEAEVIAEARDLNSSRPKKLRKFCNLPRDGSKVTDPTWVDVFMADVDEVGAHCGLFFPGQHYEQLVGDVGSRIMGWVQEDLTKRAILEMGV; via the exons atggccgacccctcttctcccccgccgcctcctccgccgtATTCCGTCCAACAACCTCCGTACTCTCCGGGTCCGGCGGCATACAAACCGTCTCCGACTCCGCCCGGGCCGTATCCGTCCCGTCTCCAGGCCTCCGGCGCGTGGCTAGCTCCTGATCCCCGCTCATCCTCTACGCAGTCTCTCCTCCCTGTGTACCCCTCAGAAACCTCACTGCAGAAAACCCCACAAACACCTGCTGGAGATCATCGAGGTCGGCGCAAACTGCTCGTCATTTACCTTCATGGCTTCCTGGGAAATGATCAGTCCTTCCGCTCGTTCCCAGCTCATGTTCATGCCCTCTTGACCAACCTACTAGCCGACTCACATGTCATCCACTCCAAAATCTATCCGCGGTACAAGACATATCGTGCCGTCGACGTTGCTCGAGACAACTTTAGTGAATGGCTGACTCCTCACGAGTCTCCCACTACGGATGTCGTCCTGGTGGGACATTCAATGGGCGGCATATTAGCTGCTGATGTTATCCTCATG CCAAACCCAAGCCCGTATGGCACATATCCCTTCAAGCATCGCATTCTAGGACACATCTCTATGGACTGCCCCTTTCTCGGTCTTCATCCAGGCATTGTCGTATCTGGCATCTCAAGTTTGTTCAAGCCAGCAGCGACTCCTCAGGACCACAGCCAGGAGAACGCCAATCTCAACGCTCCATATGGAATCTCAGAAACTACCAGTCCTAGCAGCTCGTCCTTGAACCTCACAACGTCGCACAGTTCCATACCAGGGAGCCCCTCATCCGCAACTTCAGCATCTGTCTCGCAACTCCCCCACGACCCATTCTTCAACCAGCCCTTCTTCAACGACTCTGCCCTTCAAGAGCGCCCCTTTGTGCGCCGCATGCTGCACTTTGCCTCCAAGTACCGCTCTGAAGGACTCGTACAAGCTGCTGCCAAGCACGTCGTCTCGTACCTCGAGTTCGGCAGTTGCCTCGCCGACCTCTCAGGTCTGGAGTCTCGATACGCCCGCCTTCGCGCCCTTGAGGACGTCGACGAGCTCCAGCTTCAAAATCAAAATCGGGACCCTCGTGCGCCCACGACTAGAGTGCGTTTTGTCAACTATTACACATTGTGTACCGGACGCCCCAAGACACCCAAGTCGGAAACGCCGAAGGCTGGAACTCCCGACGAGTTTGCATCTTCTCAACAATCAGGTTTTAGCACACCAAATACAGCAGCTGACACAGCTCTTGGTCCTGATTCTTCCTTTTTACAGCCTAATACGGCTGAAAACCATCTCCGTGCCAGCCAAGAGAGTCCCAGGCCAAGTATAACGATAGAGCACCGTGATACAATGGGCAACGCAACCAATCATCAAACTCTCCTCGACGCAAGCCACAAAGATTCCCTGACACAAGCAAACACCACCCAGAACGATTCTTTCAACGGCGCAGAAGCCATAACTTCAGACATCAACCGATTATCTATGCACGACATCGATCCCACTCCAATCGACGACTCCAACCCTCCTGATCAACCACGTCCGAGCGAAGAAGTCGAACTCGCTCCCCTCCCTGACCCTCCAACCCCTCCCAAGCTCCCTGACCTCACCATCTACACCGACAAGGACGAGCGCAAGCAAGCCGAAAAGGAAGCAAAGCGCCTTCAGCGCGCTTACGAGCATGCCGTCAAGGACCACGCCAAGGCCGTCCGCGAGCGCGAAaagctcctcgagaagcgccgccgccgcgcgCAAAAGGAAGCCGACAAGGCCCTCAAGGAGGCTGCGCGTCAGGAAAAGGAAGCTCTCAAGGAGGCTGAGCGGGAGGCCCGGGAGGAGCAGCGTCgcatggagaaggaggctgcaGAGCAGCAGGCAAGGGATTGGGAAGATCACCGGCGCGCTGCGGAGGCTGAGGTTATCGCCGAGGCGAGAGACCTCAACTCGTCGAGACCAAAGAAGTTGCGCAAGTTTTGCAACCTGCCCAGAGATGGCAGCAAAGTGACGGATCCGACTTGGGTTGATGTCTTCATGGCTGATGTAGATGAGGTCGGGGCGCACTGTGGACTGTTCTTCCCTGGGCAACACTATGAGCAGCTGGTTGGAGATGTTGGAAGCCGTATCATGGGATGGGTTCAGGAGGACTTGACAAAGCGAGCTATTCTAGAGATGGGAGTGTGA